A section of the Sporanaerobacter acetigenes DSM 13106 genome encodes:
- a CDS encoding vWA domain-containing protein: MFEFDEQILIEESKKHLEEFLQNEQRSLATFTGDSSLMYIPDPKLERFRLDPSQGVLYLPLQSFLDGNLDENQIMWHIYYELALYPDWKRQTKKYLSRKKDWQKEIDRMTIYILARIKKEGLEKDQAYQPKIISNYVTKEVLDFLHILDKQVAFLRVLQMCPIYRDEENFEKIILYMKKIDKTSESILEMPRHRAFANSFLIVELYKIEPKIEGCTQSPFDRKIFNQPFYDFIHYQLVRQINNDQGIVERDQFIRSFIFPVFEQLWKEEINGMIFYKSKGQQKEKLKGNKNPFEQSEVNEVPDSFESTGEEEKRILEEMLDKKEEINASVKNTMEGKVDLTPYGISQTDQQLFQFYSNKMKLEREQMRQFWEKLIGDAKKEINVKKDGQIKGKLDIDNFIDYYPDFVEAEKKGNYKNLPIFNRYLLEPQTDILPERIEISFVIDNSGSMNESKIEAARKALAVTLLSIDDFNRYLKSNGEQLNQKVEVLSETWFFGSKYYNVKEFNDKREREKEKSDIIRSIVKLDATDGATDDASCLREISNSITSIQESELKKGKQIKIVFEITDGASSFPGAAKEAVQDLISKNVEIYAFQIGKNSETNEKIFNFVWNEGYKQPRGVMIGEQVEKLPKELLKAVRKNMQSVFNN, translated from the coding sequence ATGTTTGAATTTGATGAACAAATTTTAATCGAAGAATCCAAAAAACATTTGGAAGAATTTTTGCAAAACGAACAACGCTCATTGGCTACATTTACAGGAGATTCTAGTTTGATGTATATTCCTGATCCAAAATTAGAAAGGTTTCGATTAGATCCTTCCCAAGGGGTTTTGTACTTGCCGCTTCAAAGCTTTTTGGATGGAAATTTAGATGAAAATCAAATTATGTGGCATATCTACTATGAGCTAGCCCTATATCCTGATTGGAAAAGGCAAACTAAAAAATATCTCAGTAGAAAAAAAGATTGGCAGAAAGAAATTGATCGGATGACAATTTATATTCTAGCTAGGATAAAAAAGGAAGGGTTAGAAAAAGATCAGGCCTATCAACCCAAAATTATTTCGAATTATGTAACAAAAGAAGTCCTTGATTTTTTACATATATTAGATAAGCAAGTAGCATTCTTAAGAGTTTTGCAGATGTGTCCTATATATAGGGATGAAGAAAATTTCGAGAAAATCATTTTATATATGAAAAAAATAGATAAGACCAGTGAGTCAATTCTTGAAATGCCTAGACATAGAGCTTTTGCAAATAGCTTTTTAATTGTTGAATTATATAAAATAGAGCCTAAAATAGAAGGATGCACCCAAAGTCCCTTTGATAGAAAAATTTTCAACCAGCCTTTTTATGACTTTATTCATTATCAATTAGTTAGACAGATAAATAATGATCAGGGAATTGTAGAAAGAGATCAATTTATTCGTTCATTTATCTTTCCAGTTTTTGAACAATTGTGGAAAGAAGAAATTAATGGCATGATATTTTATAAATCAAAAGGACAGCAAAAAGAAAAACTTAAAGGAAATAAAAATCCTTTTGAACAATCTGAAGTAAATGAGGTACCAGATTCATTCGAATCTACTGGGGAAGAAGAGAAAAGAATTTTAGAAGAAATGCTAGATAAAAAAGAGGAAATAAATGCAAGTGTAAAAAATACCATGGAAGGTAAGGTGGATTTAACTCCTTATGGGATTAGTCAAACAGATCAGCAATTGTTTCAATTTTATTCAAACAAAATGAAATTGGAAAGGGAACAAATGCGTCAATTTTGGGAAAAGCTTATAGGAGATGCCAAAAAAGAAATAAATGTAAAAAAAGATGGTCAAATAAAAGGAAAATTAGATATTGATAACTTTATTGACTATTATCCAGATTTTGTGGAGGCTGAAAAAAAAGGTAATTATAAAAATCTTCCGATTTTCAACCGATATTTACTAGAGCCTCAAACAGATATATTGCCTGAAAGAATAGAGATTTCTTTTGTGATAGACAATTCAGGCTCAATGAATGAGTCAAAAATTGAGGCAGCAAGAAAAGCTTTGGCAGTGACATTGCTGTCAATAGATGATTTCAATCGGTATCTGAAAAGTAATGGAGAACAATTAAATCAAAAAGTAGAAGTTTTAAGTGAAACTTGGTTTTTTGGCAGCAAGTATTATAATGTTAAAGAGTTTAACGACAAAAGGGAGAGGGAAAAAGAAAAAAGCGATATAATTCGCTCAATTGTAAAATTGGATGCAACAGATGGAGCTACTGACGATGCAAGTTGCCTTAGGGAAATATCTAATAGCATTACATCTATACAGGAAAGTGAACTAAAAAAAGGCAAACAAATAAAGATAGTCTTTGAGATTACAGATGGAGCATCAAGTTTTCCAGGGGCAGCAAAAGAAGCTGTACAAGATTTGATATCTAAGAATGTTGAAATATATGCATTTCAAATAGGTAAAAATAGCGAAACAAATGAAAAAATATTTAATTTCGTATGGAATGAAGGATACAAACAACCACGGGGGGTAATGATCGGCGAACAAGTGGAAAAATTACCTAAAGAATTGCTAAAAGCAGTAAGAAAAAATATGCAATCTGTTTTTAACAATTGA
- a CDS encoding MATE family efflux transporter, which translates to MGNLKELFAPKDLTEGPPWKRIIEFAIPMLIGNVAQQLYNTADSIIVGRYVGDNALAAVGSASPILNLLLVLFVGISVGASIMVAQYFGAKDREKLSHTIGVCLSLTAIASIAIMIIGPIIARPLLSLLKTPKSIIDWCTDYLTIFFIGIAGFAYFNILSGVLRGLGDSISALIFLLISTALNVVLDIIFVAKFNMGVPGVAFATIIAQGFSAILSIIKLMKSKNSFDLNLKMLKLNKEYSHRLIKLGLPSGLTQAIFSLAMIVVQSLTNSFGEMVIAANVIIMRVDGFAMMPNFSFGSAMTTYAGQNIGARKMDRVERGTKEGTMIAVGISTTITILLLIFGKYLMGVFTDTKELVDLSVHMMRILAVGYIAMAITQSLSGVMRGAGDTMTPMWISLFTTVLVRVPIAYGIAYLTRSEAYPTGRPESIFISLLMSWTIGAIITIIFFKKGNWRKKGFI; encoded by the coding sequence ATGGGAAATTTAAAAGAATTATTCGCCCCGAAGGATCTTACAGAAGGTCCTCCCTGGAAGCGAATAATAGAATTTGCAATACCTATGTTAATAGGAAATGTTGCTCAGCAATTATATAATACTGCTGATTCAATTATCGTAGGGAGATATGTTGGTGACAACGCCCTTGCTGCAGTTGGTAGCGCTTCTCCAATATTAAATCTTTTGCTAGTACTATTTGTAGGAATTTCTGTAGGAGCTAGTATAATGGTAGCTCAATATTTTGGGGCTAAAGATCGAGAAAAACTATCCCACACTATTGGTGTCTGTTTATCACTGACAGCTATAGCCTCAATAGCAATTATGATTATTGGACCAATTATTGCTCGTCCATTACTTTCACTTCTTAAGACACCAAAATCTATTATAGATTGGTGCACAGACTATTTAACCATTTTTTTTATTGGAATTGCAGGATTTGCTTATTTTAATATATTATCTGGAGTTTTAAGAGGACTTGGGGATTCAATCTCAGCTCTTATTTTTTTACTGATTTCTACTGCTTTAAATGTAGTACTTGATATTATCTTTGTTGCTAAGTTTAATATGGGCGTTCCTGGAGTTGCATTTGCAACTATTATTGCACAAGGTTTTTCAGCTATTCTATCCATTATAAAATTAATGAAATCTAAAAATAGTTTTGATTTAAATCTGAAAATGTTGAAACTAAATAAGGAATATTCTCATAGACTAATAAAACTTGGTTTACCATCAGGATTAACACAAGCTATTTTTTCTCTTGCAATGATTGTAGTACAATCATTAACTAATAGTTTTGGTGAAATGGTCATAGCTGCTAACGTAATTATAATGCGTGTAGATGGATTTGCCATGATGCCAAACTTCTCATTTGGTAGTGCTATGACAACATATGCTGGTCAAAATATAGGAGCTAGAAAAATGGATAGAGTAGAAAGAGGTACTAAGGAAGGTACTATGATTGCTGTAGGAATTTCTACTACAATAACTATTTTGCTTTTGATTTTCGGTAAATATCTTATGGGTGTTTTTACTGACACTAAAGAATTAGTTGATTTAAGCGTACACATGATGAGAATCCTTGCAGTAGGCTATATTGCAATGGCAATAACACAAAGTCTATCTGGTGTAATGCGTGGTGCTGGTGATACTATGACTCCAATGTGGATTTCACTATTTACAACAGTTCTTGTTCGTGTTCCAATAGCCTATGGTATTGCTTATTTGACTAGAAGTGAAGCATATCCTACAGGAAGGCCTGAATCCATTTTTATTTCTCTACTTATGTCTTGGACAATAGGAGCTATTATAACTATTATTTTCTTTAAGAAAGGTAATTGGCGTAAAAAAGGTTTCATTTGA
- a CDS encoding DUF4300 family protein — protein sequence MKKLSNILLIILILLVALTACSNQPINKKEEYKKSLTYSNLADSTSQDEVKKAMESAGIAPENIDSFFKKVNNYNNTIEGKSLVKDGFETIHNLEPEYDQVAIQEMWDAKNPEFVGYNCRMTSFDLMKDMIFIGKPNTENTSHLFMDKDALENSPEKIFNQVEEEQFKSLFSFIPTENTKDISVHLNKVKDDWQSKDIKFLNSDKVSLISVFFHFEEDSYLFIGHAGVLIPTEDGKLLFLEKLSFQEPYQAIKFDNRIELNDYLMNKYDVSWGQPTAKPFIMENDELLEGYRENPNNPEDN from the coding sequence ATGAAAAAACTATCTAATATTTTATTAATCATTTTAATTCTCTTAGTAGCTTTAACAGCTTGCTCTAATCAACCAATAAATAAAAAAGAAGAGTACAAAAAGAGTTTAACATATTCAAATTTGGCAGATTCAACAAGTCAAGATGAGGTAAAAAAAGCTATGGAATCAGCTGGAATTGCACCGGAAAACATTGATTCTTTCTTTAAAAAAGTTAATAATTATAATAATACAATTGAGGGAAAAAGTTTGGTGAAAGATGGATTTGAAACTATCCATAATCTTGAACCAGAGTATGATCAGGTAGCAATACAGGAAATGTGGGATGCTAAAAACCCTGAATTTGTTGGTTATAATTGTAGAATGACATCTTTTGATTTAATGAAAGATATGATTTTTATTGGCAAACCAAATACTGAAAATACTAGTCACTTATTCATGGATAAAGATGCTTTAGAGAATAGTCCGGAAAAGATTTTTAATCAAGTTGAAGAAGAACAATTTAAAAGTTTATTCTCTTTTATTCCAACAGAAAATACAAAAGATATATCTGTTCATCTTAATAAGGTAAAGGATGATTGGCAGAGTAAAGATATTAAATTTTTAAATAGTGATAAGGTTTCTCTTATTTCTGTTTTCTTCCATTTTGAAGAAGATAGTTATTTGTTTATTGGGCATGCAGGTGTTTTAATTCCAACTGAAGATGGAAAACTATTATTCCTTGAAAAGTTATCTTTTCAGGAACCTTATCAAGCAATTAAGTTTGACAATCGTATAGAACTTAATGATTATCTTATGAACAAGTACGATGTATCTTGGGGTCAGCCAACTGCAAAGCCGTTTATTATGGAGAATGATGAACTTTTAGAAGGATACAGGGAAAATCCGAACAATCCAGAAGATAATTAA
- the tnpB gene encoding IS66 family insertion sequence element accessory protein TnpB has protein sequence MAVLIQESFNLDPFSRSLFVFCNRNKDKIKILECDSENRPCCRISENRPCCRINC, from the coding sequence TTGGCTGTTCTTATACAGGAAAGTTTCAATCTTGATCCTTTTTCAAGAAGTCTATTCGTTTTTTGTAATAGAAATAAAGATAAAATTAAAATATTAGAATGCGACAGTGAGAACCGTCCCTGCTGTCGCATCAGTGAGAACCGTCCCTGCTGTCGCATCAATTGTTAA
- a CDS encoding saccharopine dehydrogenase family protein has product MKLVVLGGAGSQALYGIKDLINHGSIFDEVIISSRNIEKNKKIVEKLNSPIVKAAEVDVSDEEALYELIKDCDVVANCTGPYHLLAYKIIETTIKAGKHYVDFCDDIEAFNKIFESDLPKKAEEKGLSMIMGLGASPGFLSVLACSAEQRYFDSLDEAIFYFACDEKEPGGPAVLGHMLECIHNAPYIKDGKKLNEPSFREEWDFDFGEPYGVRKVTRIGHPEVFTFPKYSPGIQNVSVRFSLEPFSAYEGFRELSLAGLTSTHQLNINGNPVSPRDFALAVLLAQKASQPSMTEEELKEFLKGVTACAATELHGKKDGKDMSYIGRVAGNMAPLTAIPLIIATEMLGKGEINKKGIMVAEEAIEDADKFVKETVKRIRDDGFGFTVTEELTVREKY; this is encoded by the coding sequence AATCAATCATGGTAGCATTTTCGACGAGGTAATAATTTCATCTCGTAATATTGAAAAAAATAAGAAAATTGTAGAAAAACTCAACTCACCAATAGTGAAAGCAGCAGAAGTTGATGTTTCTGACGAAGAAGCATTATATGAACTTATAAAAGATTGTGATGTAGTTGCTAACTGTACAGGCCCTTATCATCTTCTTGCCTATAAAATTATTGAAACTACAATAAAGGCTGGTAAGCACTATGTTGACTTCTGCGATGATATTGAAGCATTCAATAAAATATTTGAATCAGACTTACCAAAAAAAGCTGAGGAAAAAGGTCTTAGCATGATAATGGGTCTTGGCGCAAGTCCAGGATTTTTATCAGTACTAGCATGTAGTGCAGAACAACGTTATTTTGATTCACTAGACGAAGCTATATTCTACTTTGCATGTGATGAAAAAGAACCAGGTGGTCCTGCAGTGCTTGGACATATGTTAGAATGTATACACAATGCTCCATATATTAAAGATGGGAAAAAATTAAATGAACCTTCATTCCGTGAAGAATGGGATTTTGACTTTGGAGAACCTTATGGTGTTCGTAAAGTCACTAGAATAGGTCATCCTGAGGTATTTACATTCCCTAAATACTCACCAGGAATTCAAAACGTATCTGTAAGGTTCAGCCTTGAACCATTTTCAGCATACGAAGGCTTTAGAGAACTTAGCTTAGCAGGTCTTACATCTACTCACCAACTTAATATCAATGGAAATCCTGTATCACCACGTGACTTTGCACTAGCTGTATTATTAGCACAAAAAGCAAGCCAACCATCAATGACAGAAGAAGAACTTAAGGAATTCTTAAAGGGAGTTACTGCATGTGCAGCCACAGAGCTACATGGCAAAAAAGATGGTAAAGATATGTCTTATATAGGAAGAGTAGCAGGAAACATGGCTCCACTTACAGCAATACCATTAATCATCGCTACTGAAATGTTAGGTAAAGGTGAAATAAATAAAAAAGGTATTATGGTAGCTGAAGAAGCTATTGAAGATGCAGATAAATTTGTAAAGGAAACAGTTAAGAGAATCCGTGACGATGGATTTGGATTTACAGTTACAGAAGAACTTACTGTTAGAGAAAAGTATTAA